The following are encoded together in the Pleurocapsa sp. FMAR1 genome:
- the wecB gene encoding non-hydrolyzing UDP-N-acetylglucosamine 2-epimerase, with product MTTPTISVGVILGTRPEAIKLAPVIKQLNSVAQIKTHLILTGQHREMVDRVMELFNLSADHDLAIMKPKQTLTSITCDSLLGLEKIFATVQPKLIFVQGDTTTAFSAALAAFYHQIPVGHVEAGLRTNNLYNPYPEEANRRLISQIAQFHFAPTELAVKNLQKSGVTGEIHHTGNTVIDTLLTVANNKPECRIPNLDWSKYRVLLATVHRRENWGKPLQDILQGFNAILDRFPDTALLLPLHRNPTVREPIKAALGDRPRVFLTEPLDYTELVGAISGCYMLLTDSGGLQEEAPSLGKPVLVLRETTERPEAVEAGTAKLIGTDPQAILDYTAELLENQAIYQQMATAINPFGDGQASERIVKIIQDYLLKNV from the coding sequence ATGACTACACCAACTATTTCTGTCGGGGTAATTTTAGGAACTCGTCCCGAAGCAATCAAACTAGCTCCAGTTATCAAGCAGCTTAATTCTGTTGCTCAAATTAAAACTCATCTTATTCTTACGGGACAACACAGAGAAATGGTAGATCGAGTCATGGAGTTATTTAACTTGAGTGCAGACCATGATTTAGCAATCATGAAGCCAAAACAAACATTAACTAGTATTACCTGTGATAGTTTGCTGGGATTAGAAAAAATTTTTGCGACAGTCCAACCTAAACTAATTTTTGTACAAGGGGATACAACTACTGCTTTTTCTGCTGCATTGGCAGCATTCTACCATCAGATTCCTGTAGGTCATGTTGAGGCTGGTTTGCGGACTAATAATCTGTATAATCCATATCCAGAAGAAGCTAATCGCCGTTTAATCTCGCAAATTGCTCAATTTCACTTTGCGCCAACAGAATTAGCTGTTAAAAATTTACAAAAATCTGGGGTTACAGGAGAAATTCACCATACGGGGAACACCGTAATAGATACTCTTTTGACTGTGGCGAATAATAAACCTGAATGCCGAATACCTAATCTAGACTGGTCTAAATACCGAGTCTTACTAGCAACGGTACACCGTCGAGAAAATTGGGGCAAACCTTTACAAGACATTTTGCAGGGATTTAACGCTATCTTAGATCGTTTTCCCGATACAGCATTACTTCTGCCTTTGCATCGTAATCCTACAGTGCGAGAGCCAATTAAAGCTGCATTAGGCGATCGCCCTAGAGTATTTTTGACCGAACCTTTAGACTATACAGAATTAGTGGGAGCAATTTCTGGTTGCTATATGCTACTGACAGATTCAGGAGGATTACAAGAAGAAGCTCCGAGTTTAGGCAAGCCTGTATTAGTTTTACGAGAAACTACAGAAAGACCAGAAGCTGTTGAAGCTGGTACTGCAAAGCTAATTGGTACAGATCCCCAAGCAATTTTAGATTACACTGCCGAATTGCTAGAAAACCAAGCTATTTATCAACAAATGGCAACAGCAATTAATCCTTTCGGTGATGGTCAGGCTTCAGAGAGAATTGTTAAAATCATCCAAGATTATCTATTAAAGAACGTCTAA